A single window of Gemmatimonadota bacterium DNA harbors:
- a CDS encoding AAA family ATPase, whose amino-acid sequence MAKIEGVRIKNFKVLKDVTLGPLNQPDSQPLTPMTVVIGKNGVGKSALFDAFGFLADALKFGVEEACDARGRGGFEKLRTQGQTGPIEFEVYYREHENAWPINYEISIGADRFGRPGVLRERMREDQRNAQSLFFLYLMAGYGLVWKGSEAVGQVDETAEGFDFSEFFFAGRMAKDVELI is encoded by the coding sequence ATGGCCAAGATAGAAGGCGTGAGAATCAAAAATTTCAAGGTGCTCAAGGATGTTACGCTGGGTCCCCTGAACCAACCGGATAGCCAGCCGCTTACCCCTATGACAGTGGTGATCGGCAAAAATGGCGTGGGAAAAAGTGCTCTATTCGATGCGTTTGGATTTCTTGCGGATGCGCTTAAGTTCGGCGTTGAGGAGGCTTGCGATGCACGAGGACGCGGTGGGTTCGAGAAGTTGCGGACGCAGGGACAAACAGGTCCTATCGAGTTCGAGGTGTATTATAGAGAACATGAAAACGCTTGGCCTATTAACTACGAAATATCCATTGGAGCAGACAGGTTCGGGCGTCCTGGTGTGTTGCGAGAACGAATGCGAGAGGACCAGAGAAATGCCCAATCACTTTTTTTTCTTTATCTTATGGCAGGCTATGGCCTTGTGTGGAAGGGAAGTGAGGCAGTTGGTCAAGTTGATGAAACAGCAGAAGGTTTCGATTTTTCCGAGTTTTTTTTCGCAGGGAGGATGGCTAAAGATGTCGAACTGATCTGA